Part of the bacterium genome, TCATCCAAAATTCGAATGAGCTCGCTCATGGGCGAATGATACTCGTTATCACCGCTGGCATAGGATGCTAAAGCCATGACTTTCCATTCATCTGAATCCGGTTGGAAACCAAGAAATTGTGTTACAGCGCCGTAGAAAAGTCCAAGCGAATGCGGGAATCGCATGTCGGAAAATTTCTCAATTTCCGTTCCCCTGCCTGCAGCGAGCAATCCGGTGTCCCGTTCTGCGCGGCCATCCAGAACAAGAATCGCTGCGTTTTCATAAGGGCTTAAAAAGAACGCGTTGCCTATATGCGCATCGTAATGGTTGATGAAAGTGATCGGAGGACAGTTTTGCGCAGCTCCAGTGATCGTCAGCTCGTTTGCCGCGGGTGTTCCCATCAGTTGCATAAATCTCGCGGGAACCTGCATCAGATGCTCGGTTCGCCATCTGCGGGCGGTAATGTATCCCGGCAGAATCGTTTCCAGCTCGATGCCCGGGTTCCAAGCCACGGCTATCTCATCAATGTCGTTCATTGTCATTCCTGCAAACTGCAAACATCGCTGGATAGCCAGTGTAGGAAACACTTTGCTCTGTTTCTTTCGATCCAGCCGCTCTTCCGGAATCGCGCAGACCACCCTGCCATTGCCCACAATAGCAGCAGAGCAAATGAAAACATCGTGACAGATCCCGAGTATGTTCATGGTTACTTTCGGCCGAACAAGACTGATGAGTTTACACCAACGTATAAATTCGAATCAACCGGTACTCTACGATATTAGTAGAGTCGCAACGCTGATTTTTTTCTGGCCTGAGCGTATTATAAGAATCTTATGAAGTGTAATTGGAAGGTATGTCACCTAATTTTTCTATTTCTGTTCTTAGGTTCGATCCTTTCGGCAGCGGAGGCGAGGAAGCCGAATATTTTATTCATTTTGACCGATGATCAACGCTGGGACACTCTGGGGTGTTATGGCAATGACGTCATACGAACGCCGAATCTGGACAAGCTGGCTGCGCAGGGAGCCAGACTCGACGCCTTCTACGTCGCTCAACCGCTTTGCTGTCCCAGTAGAGCGACCTTTTTGACCGGACTTTATCCGCACCAGACGGGTATTTATACGAACGAAAAGGGAGGCGCTGATCTCCCCAAGGGATCAAAAACTGTTGCCCATTATCTAAATGAAGCAGGTTATAAAACAGGGTTCGTTGGTAAAGCCCACATTGGTGGTGATCCGCGCAAATGGGGTTTTCAGACTTGTCCGGTTTTTCTACCGGGAGGGTCCTCGCCCCACAAAAAACCCGACCTTGTTTATGTCCAAAGAGAAAAAGTACCAGGCTATATCACGACGATCTTTGCTGATGCCGCAATTAACTTTATTGAGTCAAACAAATCACAGCCCTGGTTTCTTTGGCTGGCAACGACAGCACCCCATACACCCTACATTGACGATCCTAAGTACGCCTACGACCCTGCAAAGCTGAAACCTCCGCCAGGCTGGCCTCACCCGTTCAAATTTGAGCCGGAAATCTGGAAAAAATATTACGCCACGATCACGATGATGGATGCTGAAGTTGGACGAGTTTTATTAAAAATCCAACAACTCGCGCTAACGGATCAAACCTTTGTTTTGATGGCGAGCGACAACGGCTACATGTTTGACAGCCATGGCGTTGATAGCAAAAACACCTGGTTTGAAGGATCAGCGCGTGTTCCGGCGGTCGCCCGGTGGCCAAACCACATAAAAAGTGGCAGCAAAATCTCACATCCAATTTCCAGCGTTGATTTGCTTCCGACTTTAGTGGAAATCGCCGGCGGACAACCACCAAAGAACCTTGAAGGCGTCAGCATGATTCCTTCCCTAACGAACAGAAATCCTATGCGTACAGAAATTTTCAGTGAATCCTCCAGATGGAAAATGATCAGAAAAGAATCATGGAAATACGTAATCGCTTCTAGTGGAAAGGAGCACCTATATAACCTGAAAGAAGATCCATTTGAACTGAAGGATTTGGTAAAACGAGGACTTGGCCCCCCGGCCCTGTCACAACTAGGCAGAGCAATGGAAAATTGGCTTAAACAGACGCCCTCTATACCGGGCGCGCGTATAAACAAAAAGGAAGAAGAAAAGGAGAACAAGAAGAACAAGAAGAAGCAAACGGAAGAAACTGAAACAGAGGACTAACTTGCCACGCGGAGTAGTCCTTCAGGCGTTATTGCACGTATCCGAGAGATCGAAGCATTTCCAGGTCCCCCGGCGCTAATTCTCTTTCCATCGGTCCCATAATTTTGTACCGAGACTGCAATTTTCGCGCAGCATTCTGGTTCTGTTCGAAAAGGCTTCGTGCTTCCCTTAGTTTTTCGGACTCACTCCTAGCGATTGAAAACTGTTCAGCCGGATCCTTTACCAGATCGTAGAGTTCCTCGCGATTCGCAACAGGAGTTTGAATATACTTAATACCGCCTAATTGTAGAGACCTCTTCTCCTCGTAATACAAAAGCCCCGCACTTACAACAGGGCCGGGATTAATAGGAAGCAGATCTGGATTCCAAAGAGACGCAAGCGACGTCGAAGAGAAAGAATTCGGCGCAGAGCTTATATTGCAAAGTTCCAATATGGTTGGGACCACGGCCGAGGGGGCGACCAGCTGATCGATTCTACTCTTGTGAAGAGAACCGGGCAGCTTAATCACAAGCGGAACCTGAAGCACCTCGTTATAAACCGTGTGACCATGCTCAAAACTGCCATGTTCCCAAAACTCTTCACCATGATCGCTCGTGAGCAGGATTAAGGATTCTTCGTACAGTTGATTTTCTTTTAGAAAATTGATTAGTTTTCCCACTTCATCATCAACATATTGGACCTCGGCTAAGTAGAGTTCTTTAATCCAATCTCTTTCGCTTTTTGTCGGGACGAAGAAACCGGACCGCGTTCCCCTGATAACCGACGTCTGGCACTTTTTCCCGATCCGGGATGAAGGGCTCTTCGACAAAAGGAAACGCTCCGGCGGAGAATACGGCAGATGTGGATCGAAGTAATGCAACCACAAAAAAAAATCCTGTTTCCGGTTATTTGAAATCAACGCGCTTGCCATTTTAGTTAGCTCGGATGTTGAGACGTCGGTTCGTTGGGATTTGGGAAAAAAGCGATGCAATACATACCCTCCGACGCCACTGATTCTTGATTTTGGGAAAAAATTGTAAAACTGAAATCCCCGGAAGTGATTGGTGACGAGATGTGGATTCCGTCCGATAGCAGCAGTCTTGAAGCCAGCCTTTTTCAAGTACTCAGGTAACGTTGGAAGTCCAGATGGAAACTGAGAGTTTACTTCAGTAGTTAGATGAACCAGCGGGGAAACTCCTGTCATAATGGAACTGACAGCGGGAAGAGTCCAGGGTGCTTCTGAAATCGCATTCTGAAACAACATTCCATCTTCCGCCAGCCTGTCAATGTTCGGTGTTGCCCGGGTCCTGTTGTTATAAGCGGACACAGCATCTGCTCTGAGTGTGTCCACGGTAATCAGAATGATGCGCTGGATTTTGTGCTTCACTGAATCATTCCTCGCAGCTTTTTCAGACCCAGAATCGCCTTGGAAGCGTATTATGAGAGGCACGATAAAAATGAGTGCCGCTAGAAAATAAAGACACCACTGAGGAAACCTTGTTTCGGACAATCGATGAAAGATCCATAGAGTTAAACAGAAAAAAAGAAAGCCGATCGGAAAAAACATTCGCCCTTCTATGAATAAACCTGCAAGAACCGTTTCTGCCATCAAGAATGGGAATGTAATAGCAAAGATTCTAATTCTGAGCGGATGCTTTGGCCTTTGCGAAAAGGATTCAGATGCGAAATACGTGGCAACGGAAGCGATCACAATAATCAGAACGGGAAGACTGAGTTGAAACGGATCGAGACCGAGAGAACCGGGAATTGATAAACGCAATGAAACCAGCAGTGCCACGGGGCCAACGAAGATAGCCAAAGAGGCTTTTACACCGTCCGCTGACAATTTGAGGATTCGTACGAGTATCTGTCCTGGACCATAGTAAGCAAACACATAAGTAAAAAACACAAAGGCCGTGGTTAAAGCCAGAGGAACAATAAAGCTCGCCACCACTTGACCTGTTCGACTTCCTCGCTCCAACAAAAAAAGAACATCCCAAAAACCAATAGAAATACTTAATATCAGACCCACATCAAGAACTGATAAACGGGATTTAGAAGCGTTGTTCATTGCGTTACCTTGTAAACGCGAAAACCTTTGTTTTCATAAACCAGGGGGAAATTCAAACTGGAATCAGAATATGCCACGACGTAAGCCTCCTGTCCCATTTCCCGCGCTATGTTGCGGAAGTCATTCTCGTGTAGACTTTTGAAGCCTTTTTCCTTTTGAGTTTTGTCATCGTATTGAAGAATTTTCATGCGTCTCAACCATTCATATCCATAATCGGGATTCAACTGCGAAAGGTATCCATCCTTCCAGTCTGCGTACACCGGTCGTTCCGATTCAATTCGAAGTCCCCATATCTGAGGTGGCACGATCAGGAGGTCATCGGTTTCCGTTTGTTCTTTGAGCCACTGCTGGACCTTGATTTTCGGGCTGTCCCCGTTTTCAATCGAGAAACTGGAGTCCAGCGTCTTAAACGCCGGAACGCTAAAAACAATTGTAATCAGCAGGATTGCAACGGTTGTGAAAGCAGTTTGAGGCGGTCTGTTTCTCATTTGTTCATACACCAGATAGGCCAGCGTCAAAAAAATGATTGCAAGAAAAGTAAAGGTTCTAAGAAACGGAGTGAACACGAAAAAGAGCGCGGCTGAGAGTAAAGCGGCTCCGATTTTCTCGAGAGTGGAATTGGATTGCACCATTGTTTTCACGAAAAAGTTCGCGTAGTACATAAGGATGAAAAAGACGAGCAAGGAAAAACTTCTGAAAAGTTGAAGCTGCACGATAATAGAGACCGGAAACAATTCCACGAAAATCGTTCCCGCTGCCATCATCAACACAGTGGCTGCAGTAAATGCCACAACGGCGCGATGCTGCGTGTTTTCTGGTTTGTGCTTCCAGCAAATCGGGAATACTACGAGTCTGGATGCGGCTTGTAAAAACAAAAGTGAATTCCATGAAAACGGAAAATGATGGTTCGGAACACGAAGCCGGAGAACAGTAAGCCACCGCGGATCAGCATAGAACAATCTGGAAGATTCGGGTGAATACAGGATCTTCCAGACGATTACGGGCGAAGAAACACAGAGGAAAACCAGAATGCTCTTGAACAGCGTTGCGTAGCGGATATCCGAAAAGAGAGCAATCGTGGCCGCAGCAATCATGAACAGCGCGTAACAGGCAGTCAGCGGATGGACATTAAAAGCAATGCCAAGCAGACAGGCCGTAATCAAATATCGTTTCCGTAGGAATGCATAAAACGCAAAAAGGACCACAGCGGTACAAGCGGTCCGCGTTATAAGAATATTCTCCAGAACTGGAGTATCTGCTAAATACCCACGGTAAAAAAGCAACAGAAATAAGCTCAGACAAGCCACATCATGTCGTTGAAATAATGCATGCGCAATCAAATAAGTGGCGAGAAAAATCAAAAACAGATTGACGAAGTACAAACCGAAAAAGAGGCTGGAAAGTTGCATTCTCACTGCTTTCCAGAGCCAGGCAACTCCGTACCATAAAAACGTGTAGTAGTATGTGCGCTGCTCAACATGAAGATCGTTAGGATACAACTCCGGATGCGCAATGTCCTTTACGAAGGGGATAACGGTCGCGTGATCACCTGATCCGAAGCGGTATCCGTTCACAAAAAGCACCGAACAAATTGTAAAAAGAAGAACAATACCGGCTACACTCAAACAAAGTTTTGTCTGTTTCATGGTTCAATCTTCATCATGGCGTGGCATGAATGGAACAAGACTCTCAATAGGTCGCTGAATGCCACAACAGAAGTCAGAAGTTGTCGAATGTTACCTTGGATCACTGCTCATTGAACCAAGCCAACGTTCAGCCTCTCTGAGCCAATCGATCGCGTATCTTCCAACAAGTTCACTGAGCTTCTTGATCTCCGGATGGTACTTTTCCGACAGATAAGCCCCTGATCTCCATCGGCACCTCGATCGACTCTGAGAAGTTGACCTTCTCGCTCAACTTTCTCTCGGGAGTCGTTATCGGCTGAACACCCAGAAAATCGAACACGTCAGACAAGAGCTTCTGCGGATTCCCGACAAGCTCATCATAGAACCCGATAAACAATTGCGCTTCGGAAAAGACGGAAGACCAGACGTCGATCATTCGAACGTAGTCGCCGCGGAGAGACTGTTTGGGGCTGTCAATAAAGGCTTTGATCTGATCCAGGTCGTCGATGTCCCGAAAGCGTTCGCGCGTCCAGTCGAAGCGAATCTGAGACCAGGCACGGTCAATGGGGTTCCGCAACAGGAGGATGATCTTCAGGGATGGGAACAGCATCTTGATGTGTGCGACATCTTCGGCCTGAAGAATGGAGTAAGATGGCGTGATCTCTCCCTTGACTAGGCCTTCCCCCTCTTTAAAGAGGGAGCGATACCAGTTATCGTCGTAGGTGCCGAAATAGTATCGGCTCATCCACCGCAACCTCCGCACGCTGTGCCGCTTGATCGACCTGCCGATATGTCCCCACATCAATGTCCGGAAATGCTTGTGATAAATCTCTTTTCCAAATAGACGGTCTCTAAGATACTTCTCCGAGAGATGGCTAGGAGACGGATATGTTGTCGCGCGACTGAAGTAGTGGAGCTCTTTAATTGGCGGCATCCAGATCGCGGGATGCTGTCGTAGTTTCCTCCAAAGCCAGGTGGTGCCGGCCCTTTGTACGCCAATACCCAAAAAGTCTACGATGGGGTGTTTCATTCATTCCTATGTTTCAGAAGACTCATTGACTTGAAAGCCGACAGGTTTGCAAATGGATTTTTGATTTGTGGACCTCTGCACCATGGGTAACGAAGAAATTCCGAAGTTTTTCATCGTAATACATATCATATTTGTTTTTTACTGCGCTTCCGCCTTCTGTTAAATGATTCTTTGCTAAATCTCGAGAAAAGAAAAACCATTCATCCACTCCCCACATACTTTCCTTCTTAGGGTTGGTAAAAAAAACGAGAAGTCCGGTTACTAGGTCATAATTCAGAAACCAAAATCCGGCAAAGGCTCATTTGCCTGTATCCGGTATTCGTAAAAATTGACGCCAAGAAGAGATCTAATATCATGGTACATAGGTACGTTGAACGTCGACTCCTGTTGCCTCATGACCATAATAATTACAGACGTAAGCGAAATAACCGCAACCAGCTCCAAGATCTAAAACACGTTTAGGGGACGCTCTGTGCAATCCGAGTATTCGCGCGTGACTAACTGCAATTTCCATTCGTTCTGTAATATTCCAGTGTTTGCTCTTCTCAAACAGAGTACCCCGGTGTTTCGATCTTAGTTTCATAAACTCATTCATATCTATTCTCTTCAGAACAGCTTTCGTATCGTAACGCCTTACAAGACTACTGAGTAACCCCATCGATATACCGATTGCTCCTTTCCCAGTCAACAGCACCCGGATCGTGACTGTGGCTTTAGATCACAATTAACAAAATGATGCATCGAAGAACATTGGATGATCATCTTTTAGGCTTCCACCAGGAATGAAATAAATATCGCATAAAATATTTCTTCCATTCCTTTTTTAGTATAGGTGAGTATTCCAAAAATATTTGACTCAATGCCCTCAGACTCACTCGCCGTGTCACGGGCTTATAGCCCATCTCCAGCATTCTTTGTCTGTTGAGCGTTTCGATAGCGTGAATTTGGGCAGCATCTAATTCATTTCTCCAGTTGTTCACGCGACTTTCGTCGACTGCCTCCAGAGTTTTCTGTTCCCATTTCAAAACGAAATCGGCAACGAGTTGTTTTTCCTTGTTGAACCGATAGAACTCAAGCATCGATTCATGAAAAGCGATACCAAGCCAGCGACATAACGCATTCAACACTTGTTCCGGATCGGACACGAGTCGCTCGTAAAAAAGAGTATAAACATGAGGATTGGCTTTCGTTTTTTCGAATACTTCGTATGCGAGGTGCCATTGCTGAGTTGCAAAGGGAAGGGGTGAATGCATTTTGCTCCAATAAGGTCGTGATACCTCATCCTCGTGAATCGCGACAAGAGATGCATAAATCGATCGAATATCGCGGATGATATGAATGAACTTCGCTGTGGGAAAGTCTTCCAAAATAGTATCAATATGACGCAAATAAGCAGGATTTTTGTCACCCCAAATTCGCGCATTTGGGAAAAACGTATCAAGGTACGTCCAATAGACTGTTGAAGCTGCTGCATGATAATTGAGAGGCGATATCTTTCTAAGATTCGCACGGACGCATTCCTTTTCTAATTGCCATTCCGTATTGAACTTGACTTCGCTGAATAGATCTTCTACAAACGAATCTATTTCGGATGTGAGATCTTTGAACTTTGAATATTTCTTTCGCAACCTTACCAAAAAAGGACTCTCCGGGGGAATGCAGATATCCGGGTGAGAAGTCAACATCAGTCGGAGCAATGTCGTTCCGGAACGAGCGCTGCCCACTATAAAGATGGGGCCGGCATCCATTCGCTCATTCATGTTCCTAATTCATTTCTACAAATTTATCCGACGAACATTCCCATTGACACAACAGTTGCACCAATCCCCTTCGAGCTTTCCCTTCCACATTGGTAATGGAAGCACCCGCCTCTATATCGACAATC contains:
- a CDS encoding sulfatase-like hydrolase/transferase is translated as MKCNWKVCHLIFLFLFLGSILSAAEARKPNILFILTDDQRWDTLGCYGNDVIRTPNLDKLAAQGARLDAFYVAQPLCCPSRATFLTGLYPHQTGIYTNEKGGADLPKGSKTVAHYLNEAGYKTGFVGKAHIGGDPRKWGFQTCPVFLPGGSSPHKKPDLVYVQREKVPGYITTIFADAAINFIESNKSQPWFLWLATTAPHTPYIDDPKYAYDPAKLKPPPGWPHPFKFEPEIWKKYYATITMMDAEVGRVLLKIQQLALTDQTFVLMASDNGYMFDSHGVDSKNTWFEGSARVPAVARWPNHIKSGSKISHPISSVDLLPTLVEIAGGQPPKNLEGVSMIPSLTNRNPMRTEIFSESSRWKMIRKESWKYVIASSGKEHLYNLKEDPFELKDLVKRGLGPPALSQLGRAMENWLKQTPSIPGARINKKEEEKENKKNKKKQTEETETED
- a CDS encoding sulfatase is translated as MNNASKSRLSVLDVGLILSISIGFWDVLFLLERGSRTGQVVASFIVPLALTTAFVFFTYVFAYYGPGQILVRILKLSADGVKASLAIFVGPVALLVSLRLSIPGSLGLDPFQLSLPVLIIVIASVATYFASESFSQRPKHPLRIRIFAITFPFLMAETVLAGLFIEGRMFFPIGFLFFCLTLWIFHRLSETRFPQWCLYFLAALIFIVPLIIRFQGDSGSEKAARNDSVKHKIQRIILITVDTLRADAVSAYNNRTRATPNIDRLAEDGMLFQNAISEAPWTLPAVSSIMTGVSPLVHLTTEVNSQFPSGLPTLPEYLKKAGFKTAAIGRNPHLVTNHFRGFQFYNFFPKSRISGVGGYVLHRFFPKSQRTDVSTSELTKMASALISNNRKQDFFLWLHYFDPHLPYSPPERFLLSKSPSSRIGKKCQTSVIRGTRSGFFVPTKSERDWIKELYLAEVQYVDDEVGKLINFLKENQLYEESLILLTSDHGEEFWEHGSFEHGHTVYNEVLQVPLVIKLPGSLHKSRIDQLVAPSAVVPTILELCNISSAPNSFSSTSLASLWNPDLLPINPGPVVSAGLLYYEEKRSLQLGGIKYIQTPVANREELYDLVKDPAEQFSIARSESEKLREARSLFEQNQNAARKLQSRYKIMGPMERELAPGDLEMLRSLGYVQ
- a CDS encoding glycosyltransferase family 39 protein, which gives rise to MKQTKLCLSVAGIVLLFTICSVLFVNGYRFGSGDHATVIPFVKDIAHPELYPNDLHVEQRTYYYTFLWYGVAWLWKAVRMQLSSLFFGLYFVNLFLIFLATYLIAHALFQRHDVACLSLFLLLFYRGYLADTPVLENILITRTACTAVVLFAFYAFLRKRYLITACLLGIAFNVHPLTACYALFMIAAATIALFSDIRYATLFKSILVFLCVSSPVIVWKILYSPESSRLFYADPRWLTVLRLRVPNHHFPFSWNSLLFLQAASRLVVFPICWKHKPENTQHRAVVAFTAATVLMMAAGTIFVELFPVSIIVQLQLFRSFSLLVFFILMYYANFFVKTMVQSNSTLEKIGAALLSAALFFVFTPFLRTFTFLAIIFLTLAYLVYEQMRNRPPQTAFTTVAILLITIVFSVPAFKTLDSSFSIENGDSPKIKVQQWLKEQTETDDLLIVPPQIWGLRIESERPVYADWKDGYLSQLNPDYGYEWLRRMKILQYDDKTQKEKGFKSLHENDFRNIAREMGQEAYVVAYSDSSLNFPLVYENKGFRVYKVTQ
- a CDS encoding sulfotransferase; this translates as MKHPIVDFLGIGVQRAGTTWLWRKLRQHPAIWMPPIKELHYFSRATTYPSPSHLSEKYLRDRLFGKEIYHKHFRTLMWGHIGRSIKRHSVRRLRWMSRYYFGTYDDNWYRSLFKEGEGLVKGEITPSYSILQAEDVAHIKMLFPSLKIILLLRNPIDRAWSQIRFDWTRERFRDIDDLDQIKAFIDSPKQSLRGDYVRMIDVWSSVFSEAQLFIGFYDELVGNPQKLLSDVFDFLGVQPITTPERKLSEKVNFSESIEVPMEIRGLSVGKVPSGDQEAQ
- a CDS encoding sulfotransferase; amino-acid sequence: MNERMDAGPIFIVGSARSGTTLLRLMLTSHPDICIPPESPFLVRLRKKYSKFKDLTSEIDSFVEDLFSEVKFNTEWQLEKECVRANLRKISPLNYHAAASTVYWTYLDTFFPNARIWGDKNPAYLRHIDTILEDFPTAKFIHIIRDIRSIYASLVAIHEDEVSRPYWSKMHSPLPFATQQWHLAYEVFEKTKANPHVYTLFYERLVSDPEQVLNALCRWLGIAFHESMLEFYRFNKEKQLVADFVLKWEQKTLEAVDESRVNNWRNELDAAQIHAIETLNRQRMLEMGYKPVTRRVSLRALSQIFLEYSPILKKEWKKYFMRYLFHSWWKPKR